A stretch of DNA from Candidatus Binatia bacterium:
TCGTGGATCAGACGGGCGATGGCCTCGTTCCGCTGCAGCGATTTCATCAGCTCCGGACTCGACGGCAACAGCCGCTCGGCGCGGACCACATCCTCGCTCTTCTCTCTCAGAGACTCCAGGTGATCCAAAATCCGCTGCACCAGCGGCCGCAACTCGGGCAGCAGGCTATTGGCCTCATTCACGGTAAACAGACGCGGAACCTGCTGCTGCGACGAGCTCATTGTCTTCGACCTACAATCCCATGCCTTTGCGGATTTCACGGAGCAGCGCGATGTTGTCCGTGTGCCCCGTCATGCGCGCCGTCACCGCGCCGCGGATCGGCCGGCCCAAAAGGTAGAAGTCGCCGATGACGTCGAGGATCTTGTGGCGCGCGAATTCGTTGGGAAAGCGC
This window harbors:
- a CDS encoding DUF2203 domain-containing protein codes for the protein MSSSQQQVPRLFTVNEANSLLPELRPLVQRILDHLESLREKSEDVVRAERLLPSSPELMKSLQRNEAIARLIHEVKCLVDEINAYGCVCKGIEEGLVDFPCLLGGEIVFLCWRFGEESVGHWHKIEDGFAGRKPLLDGEEGGDGNVS